CAACCGTAAACGATGACATTGAGTCTCACTATAGAATCGTGAGTTGCAGaggttattttatattgaaaatagtgcAATGTTATAGGTTAGATAATGTCCATATTATTTAGTGCATTATCAAATTTTCACACGACGTTCCTCTGATAAGGAAGTTCCATATGTGTTCTAATTATTGAGCAATGTTAGAAAAGACTATGAACCATGAGTATGTTGAATATAACTACATTCGATAAAGTGATCCACATCAGCTGCCTGATTCAAGCAGTTTTGCTTCCGGCAGTAGTTGTACACAATTAAATGCGAAATAGCTTCTGGGATTATTCATGACACGGCTACCGATGTAGAACCCATTGCggcaaaatataaacaaaacgtAGACCTAGTGCAATCAGAATGTTTAGCCAGTGTTTGTTTGAGtcatcaatgtttttattttgccaCCATTAGAAATCGTACAAACATTCGCAAATGTTAACACAGTTATTCCTATGGCTATATTATTTGTATTCTTATTGATTTTGTTCATAGTTACCTTGATCGTTTATGCAAGGACAAAAGTACTCAACCCCGAACAgtctaaataaaacattttcctcCAATTCATATAGAAGAGCAGCCACGTACATGTAAGGTTTAAATCCTCTACAAAGAACGGTGAAATAACCCCAGCGTTTGACTACTGGGATTATCcctgttgttttattcattatcgACATTGTACGAGCCTACTTGTGCACATCGCTGTAGAACACGTTTACTACGTTTGATAAAACTGAAACATCATAAATATCCTAGAGAATAATGCTACAGAAGCTAGGGAATTATGAATACCAGATTAAAAATTCAAAGGCCATCGGTCACAAAGAGACTTTAGTAAATTGAAAGCAATCGTTTTGTCGCTGATGTATGCTGCAAGAAATGAAATGctcattatttattcaatactttGATCACGACACCCGGGTGGTCGATCACAATATCATcaataaaaacagtatatcCTGTATTCGAACTTcatgttgaaaatataatgttattataagtTACAGAGGTTATTTTCAAGCAGTTCTGTTTCTGACAGTAGTTATACACTGTTCTGTGCGAAATGGCTCCTGGAATTATTCATGACATAGGCACTGATGTAGGACCCAATGCGACGAAATGGAAACAAAAAGTATACCAAGTGCAATCAGGATGTTTGGCTAGTTCTTGTTTGGCACATCAGTGTTTTTCTTTTGCCACTTTTAGAAATCGTACATTCGCAAATGTCAACATAATTATTCCTATGGATGTATAATTTGTATTCTCATTGATGTTGTTTAAAGCAACCTTGCTCGTTTGTGCAAGGGAAAATAAACTCAACATTATGCGACCCAAGAGTCTAAATTATTCATAGCTATGGTCGATGATACATATTCTGTCACATAAGGGTCATTAGCAATGGAAAAATGTAAGAGAGATCAGTGCAAAGCTATAGTACGGTTGTCATCTTTATCACGTTCATGTATTGCGATTTAGATACATTTTAAACCTAAATAAACATCCGAATAATCCAAAATACAGTACATAGTTTTCTAAGtatgtttgattaaattattattgataagttcctaatttattattgtaaagaCTTTAAAGAGAGACAAAATAAAGTGATTAAAAAGATTTTCTTTATCAGTGTAAAGTGTTAATGATCGAATTATTGATGTGATAGTGACTCGGGTCAGTAAAAGGTAACAATATTGATGAttcattatgaaaataacacatgttcatagtttgtttttgtttgttcattacTTCATAATAATCGGTTTATTAAATGCCAATCATGAGGATAACTTATATATTGTCATTCAACTTAAGTAATTAACAGTCTCTTATATCAATTTAACAGCAAGCACGccaaataaaattaatagaAACTGCATACATCTACTAATATAGTAAAATTGTACACCTAATTAAaccctttgtttattttggtcaattatagttgtatatattctttatttattgcCAAACGTACTGTAAACTTAATCCAGGTTCATCCGTGAAATCGCGAATTCATTAAGttcgtgaagttgaaatcgtgaaatCGCGTACTCatgaatatgtgaaaaaattaatttgaaatggTTAAGTTCATAGATATCTTGGTTTAGCTTGTAAACGCGCATGGGATATTTCTAAAAGAAAGCCCAGAACCCGATTACAGCAAAATATCTCTACTTAATAGAAAATAGAGTACATCAACAGTATAACGACCATATTCTCGCCTATGACGATCCCTTGTATTCACTGTTCATTTTCTGTATACGTTTTACAATTAGtcttgtttttcaaacgttatATGTAACAAGAACAGTTTAATTCCGGTTACCTGTCCGACCTTCACGTTGTTCCCATTTCTTTCCAAccatttttgtttaactttCGGGTATTTTTTTCGGTTGATTTTGTACCGACAAGACACGTACAATCAagatttaagatttatttataaacaggaaatatatcatgtatgtgATTATAACATACGAACAATAGTATTGgtgaatcaaaacaaaacaacaacaagtttTTAGTATGCATACAATATACATCCATTTCGAGACAGTTGAGATATCATGTTCAATACAAttcaaaagtttatatattattaaatgtctaatatttgatttatacGGAGAATGTGTTATTTTCAGTGTGATAGTATTACTTGACAGAATAGAGCAAACATTTATTAGTTTCGTCCAATCTTTACAAGTTCCTcaagtttgtaaatatttgaattagtAATGAAATAATGTTGTAAGTATTTCTTCCTATCATTATTAAAAAGAGCACACTcgaaaaaataatagtattcaTGAGCCAAAGAATTACTGGCACACAGGAGGCAACAATGATGATTGTGTTGAATATTAAGATATCTACCTGTTTCTAATGGTTACTTATGGATCATAGTGCTGAGAAAAAGCTAAATTCCTAGATAACATATATAGATATTACTtaaaaccatgttttttttgcataatctATAAACTTAACAATTAAAGTATTAAACACAGCTGCCATGCATCTTAGacttaacaatatattaaaatggcTAACGCTTTCTATTTCCTGATACATACAGACATCTGACAAACCAAGATCAAACCAAAGCAATACTTATTTGTAACTTGTTATAATAGTCAAAGATAATATTCCATCGAAGACatttaattatcatcattcTAGTTATGTTAGCTATGTTTACTACGTTTGCTATGTTTCCTGTGTATACTAGTTCTATATTGCTCAGTATTAGAGCACTttataatctttaaaaatatttgcatatctGCCATATATGAGGAGATTTGATTGAAGTAGTATTATGCAATATCGCACAGATGTTATCATCTTTAGCAGTAATAACTTTACTCCAATAGCCCTAACATTCTAGCCCTAACAtgtaatataatttgttttatacccAAATCACCATTAACCATGCTAATTGTTGTAGATATCATATAGTTTTCATATTAAGTATAAATTGACGGTATTTGCAGCATTTACACCTAAGTCTCACAATGAACAATAGTCATGCCTAGCAAACAAAACATTCTGTAACTCAGCCTGACtaaccgagtttccgcaaaacactctacgcAAGGGTAGGGATGGACCTATCTTAcccgagcggccatggaagatgcCTTTTCTCCAACCACAGTTAAACTTAATATAGTAAgactgtattttaatttatcttttacATACGGGTAGTTTTTTATCTTTCCCCGTGGGCAAGATCAGTATTTCCAGCATGACCATACATTTGGATTTACTTATCTGGGGTTGGAGAAAACCGTATCATCagaatacaataatatatatataaatgtattgtttgtctttATCGAGCGCTTTAGATAACATTGACCCAAACAAAATGATGACGATTTATATGTGAATATGGCATTTAATCAAGTCCCTAACAGAATATACCGACGTACTGACACTATTACTTTTAGGCAGTGAAATCACCGTGTGTAAATGCATGACATGTAAAGAGAAATACTCAATTGGGTATGTCGATTTGTCTTCCTTTTTAACCACAGGAGATATATTGTGCAATTCAATAACCTATTTGTGTTGAAAAATGGGAGTGGATAATTTCTTAAATGGAGCCTTCAACTGCGGCTCATAAAACATTGGAAGCAATGCTCTGATTGACTGAATATGGCGATGGATATGACTTTCATCCGATTCATTAATCAAAGACCTAGCTTGTTATAATTCACTCATTTATACGTTTTATATCGTTTGAACATGTATGCCGCGTTATGATCTCAAGGTACCATTACACCGTATATGTCGTAATGCATCAAAAACGCCTAACGGAGGGATTCTTATCGTTATCACATGGCAGGAGAAGTTCTTCAGGCACAAGATGGAACCACAGCGCTGTTATCTGGAAGaactgaaaaacataaaaacatgtttgtttgtacTTTGTGTGTTGACATATGAGGCATATTCATCAAATGTAACAttctgataataatattttaatactgtcaccatgtttttaaaatatctttttccaTATTGGCAtcgatatttatatgaaaagtacCCTAAACAAAAACAGCGCTCAGTTAAATGTACCTACTTGGCAGTTCGGATTGCAATGAGAGTACAAACTTTGCAGCGCTGATTGACATGGTAGTATGTCTACTATGTAGTACCAAATGCCAAGGGAGAACAAACTTTGCAGTGCTAATTGACATGGTAGTATACCTACTATGTACTACCACCTGCCATGAGAGAACAAACTTTGCAGTGCTAATTGACATGGTAGAATATCTGCTATGTAGTTCCGAATGCCATGAGATAACAAACTTTGAAGTGCTAATTGACATGGTAGAATATCTACTATATAGTACCAGGTGCCATGAGAGAACAAACTTTGCAGTGCTAATTGACATGGTAGAATATCTACTATGTAGTTTCGAATGCCATGAGATAACAAACTTTGCAGTGCTAATTGACATTGTAGTATATCTGCTATGTAGTTCCGAATGCCATGAGATAACAAACTTTGAAGTGCTAATTGACATGGTAGAATATCTACTATATAGTACCAGGTGCCATGAGAGAACAAACTTTGCAGTGCTAATTGACATGGTAGAATATCTACTATGTAGTTCCGAATGCCATGAGATAACAAACTTTGAAGTGCTAACTAACATGGTAGAATATCTACTATATAGTACCAGGTGCCATGAGAGAACAAACTTTGCAGTGCTAATTGACATGGTAGTATATCTGCTATGTAGTACCAGGTGACATGAGAGAACAAACTTTGCAGTGCTAATTGACATTGTAGTATATCTGCTATGTAGTACCAGGTGCCATGAGAGAACAAACTTTGCAGTGCTAATTGACATTGTAGTATATCTACTATATAGTACCAGGTGCCATGAGAGAACAAACTTTGCAGTGCTAATTGACATGGTAGTATATCTACTATATAGTACCAGGTGCCATGAGAGAACAAACTTTGCAGTGCTAATTGACATTGTAGTATATCAACTATGTAGTACCAGGTGCCATGAGAGAACAAACTTTGCAGTGCTAATTGACATGGTAGTATATCTACTATGTAGTACCAGGTGCCATGAGAGAACAAACTTTGCAGTGCTAATTGACATGGCAGAATATCTACTATATAGTACCAGGTGCCATGAGAGAACAAACTTTGAAGTGCTAATTGACATGGCAGAATATCTACTATGTAGTACCAGGTGCCATGAGAGAACAAACTTTGCAGTGCTAATTGACATGGTAGAATATCAACTATGTAGTACCAGGTGCCATGAGAGAACAAACTTTGAAGTGCTAATTGACATGGTAGTATATCTACTATATAGTACCAGGTGCCATGAGAGAACAAACTTTGCAGTGCTAATTGACATTGTAGTATATCTACTATGTAGTACCAGGTGCCATGAGAGAACAAACTTTGCAGTGCTAATTGACATTGTAGTATATCTACTATGTAGTACCAGGTGCCATGAGAGAACAAACTTTGCAGTGCTAATTGACATGGTAGAATATCTACCATGTAGTACCAGGTGCCATGAGAGAACAAACTTTGAAGTGCTAATTGACATGGTAGAATATCTACTATGTAGTACCAGGTGCCATGAGAGAACAAACTTTGCAGTGCTAATTGACATGGTAGAATATCTACTATATAGTACCAGGTGCCATGAGAGAACAAACTTTGCAGTGCTAATTGACATGGTAGAATATCTACTATGTAGTACCAGGTGCCATGAGAGAACAAACTTTGCAGTGCTAATTGACATGGTAGAATATCAACTATATAGTACCAGGTGCCATGAGAGAACAAACTTTGCAGTGCTAATTGACATTGTAGTATATCTACTATATAGTACCAGGTGCCATGAGAGAACAAACTTTGCAGTGCTAATTGACATGGTAGAATATCAACTATATAGTACCAGGTGCCATGAGAGAACAAACTTTGCAGTGCTAATTGACATGGTAGAATATCTACTATGTAGTACCAGGTGCCATGAGAGAACAAACTTTGCAGTGCTAATTGACATGGTAGTATATCTACTATATAGTACCAGGTGCCATGAGAGAACAAACTTTGCAGTGCTAATTGACATGGTAGAATATCTACTATGTAGTACCAGGTGCCATGAGAGAACAAACTTTGCAGTGCTAATTGACATGGTAGAATATCAACTATGTAGTACCAGGTGCCATGAGAGAACAAACTTTGCAGTGCTAATTGACATTGTAGTATATCTATTATATAGTACCAGGTGCCATGAGAGAACAAACTTTGCAGTGCTAATTGACATGGTAGAATATCAACTATGTAGTACCAGGTGCCATGAGAGAACAAACTTTGCAGTGCTAATTGACATGGTAGAATATCAACAATGTAGTACCAGGTGCCATGAGAGAACAAACTTTGCAGTGCTAATTGACATTGTAGTATATCTACTATATAGTACCAGGTGCCATGAGAGAACAAACTTTGCAGTGCTAATTGACATGGTAGAATATCTACTATGTAGTACCAGGTGCCATGAGAGAACAAACTTTGCAGTGCTAATTGACATGGTAGTATATCTACTATATAGTACCAGGTGCCATGAGAGAACAAACTTTGCAGTGCTAATTGACATGGTAGAATATCAACTATGTAGTACCAGGTGCCATGAGAGAACAAACTTTGCAGTGCTAATTGACATGGTAGAATATCAACTATGTAGTACCAGGTGCCATGAGAGAACAAACTTTGCAGTGCTAATTGACATGGTAGTATATCTACTATATAGTACCAGGTGCCATGAGAGAACAAACTTTGCAGTGCTAATTGACATGGTAGAATATCTACTATGTAGTACCAGGTGCCATGAGAGAACAAACTTTGCAGTGCTAATTGACATGGTAGAATATCTACTATGTAGTACCAGGTGCCATGAGAGAACAAACTTTGCAGTGCTAATTGACATGGTAGAATATCAACTATGTAGTACCAGGTGCCATGAGAGAACAAACTTTGAAGTGCTAATTGACATGGTAGAATATCAACTATGTAGTACCAGGTGCCATGAGAGAACAAACTTTGCAGTGCTAATTGACATGGTAGAATATCAACTATGTAGTACCAGGTGCCATGAGAGAACAAACTTTGCAGTGCTAATTGACATGGTAGAATATCTACTATATAGTACCAGGTGCCATGAGAGAACAAACTTTGCAGTGCTAATTGACATTGTAGTATATCTACTATGTAGTACCAGGTGCCATGAGAGAACAAACTTTGCAGTGCTAATTGACATGGTAGTATATCTACTATGTAGTACCAGGTGCCATGAGAGAACAAACTTTGCAGTGCTAATTGACATTGTAGTATATCTACTATGTAGTACCAGGTGCCATGAGAGAACAAACTTTGCAGTGCTAATTGACATGGTAGAATATCTACTATATAGTACCAGGTGCCATGAGAGAACAAACTTTGCAGTGCTAATTGACATGGTAGTATATCTACTATATAGTACCAGGTGCCATGAGAGAACAAACTTTGCAGTGCTAATTGACATTGTAGTATATCTACTATATAGTACCAGGTGCCATGAGAGAACAAACTTTGCAGTGCTAATTGACATGGTAGAATATCTACTATATAGTACCAGGTGCCATGAGAGAACAAACTTTGCAGTGCTAATTGACATGGTAGAATATCTACTATGTAGTACCAGGTGCCATGAGAGAACGAACTTTGCCAAGTGCCATGAGAGAACGAACTTTGCAGTGCCTACTAACATGGTAGTATATCTACTATGTAGTACCAAGTGACATGAGAGAACAAACTTTGCAGTGCTTATTGACATGGTAGAATATCTACTATGTAGTACCGAATGTCATGAAAGAACAAACTTTGCAGTGCTAACTGACATGGTAGAATATCTACTATATAGTACCAGGTGCCATGAGAGAACGAACTTTGCCAAGTGCCATGAGAGAACGAACTTTGCAGTGCTTACTGACATGGTAGTATATCTACTATGTAGTACCAAGTGACATGAGAGAACAATCTTTGCAGTGCTTATTGACATGGTAGTATATTTACTATGTAGTACCGAATGCCATGAAAGAACAAACTTTGCAGCGCTAATTGACATGGTAGTAAAATTACAATGTAGTACCGAGTGGCACGAGAGAACAAACTTTGCAGTGCTCATTGACATGGTAGAATATCTTCAATGTAGTACCGAGTGCCAAGGGAGAACAAACTTTGCAGTGCTGATTGACATTGTAGTATATATACTATGTAGTACCGAGTGCCAGGGGAGAACAAACTTTGCAGTGCTAACTGACATGGTAGAATATCTACTATGTAGTACCAAGTGCCATGAGAGAACGAACTTTGCAGTGTTAACTGACATGGTAGTATATCTAGTATGTAGTACCGAGTGCCATGAGGAGCAAAATTTGCAGTGCTTATTGACATGGTAGTATATCTAGTATGTAGTACCGAGTGCCATACCATTACAATTTTACAGTGCTTATTGACCTGGTAGCATATCTACTGTGCAGTCCGGAGTACGTTGCAGTGCTAATTAACATGGTAGCATATATACTGTGCACTCAGGAATGACATGACAGTTCCAACGTTGCAGGGCTTATTGAAATGGTAGCATATCTACTGTACAGTCCAGAGTGACATGACAGTACCAACGTTGCTGTGGTAATTGACCTGATAGCATATCTACTGTGCAGTCAAGAGTGACATGACATTACAAAAATTGCAGTGCTTATTGACTTGGTAGCATATCTACTGTGCAGTCGAGAGTGACATGACAGTACCAACGTTGCAGTGCTAATTGACATGGTAGCATATAAAGTGTGCAGTCAATTGTGGCATGACAGTACCAACGTCGCAGTGCTAATTGACAAGGTAGCATATATACTGTGTAGTCCATAGTGACATGACAGAAAAAACTTTTGAGTGCTAATTGACAATATAGCATCTCTACCCTACAGTCCCGAATGCCATGCCAGTACAAACTTTGCAGTATTTCCACTCTGTAGTACCAAATGTCATGACAGTACAAACTTTGCAGTGTTAATTGACATGGTAGTATATCCACTATGTAGTACCAAATGACATGACAGTACAAACTTTGCAGTGTTAATTGACATGGTAGTAAACCTACTGTGCAGACCGAATGCCATGACAGTGCAAATTTTGCAGTGCTGATTGACATGGAAGTATATCAACTGTACAGTGTCGATTACCGTGGCAGTGTTTATGTTGCAGTGCCGATTGCCATGACTGTACCTTCCATTCAGTGCCGATTGCCATGAGTACCTTCTTTTGCACTGCCGATTGCCATGGCGGAACCTATTGTGCAGTTCCGATTGCTATGATGTGCAGTGCCGAATGCAAAGGCAGTACCTGCTGTGTAGTGCcgatttatgttttgtttaacttatGCAATGTACCTTCCCGGTTATCCTGTATTAATGATACGTATCTTCTATGGTGATTCGACATAAATGATATGTACCTTTCTATTCAGTCGGTTTAAATGACACGTTCTTTTCCGGTCAGTCGGTTAAATGGCACGTTCTTTTATGATCAGTCGGTATAAATGATACGTAACTTCCGCACAGTCGATATATAGAATACATACCTTTTAGATCAGTCGGTATAAATGATACGTACCTTTCCGGTCAGTCGATATAAATGATACGTATCTTTCTGGTCAGTCGGTATGAATGACACTCACCTTTCCGGTCAGTCGGTATGAATGATACGTACCTTTCTGGTCAGTTGGCATAAATTGTACGTTACTTTTCTGTCAGTCGATATAAATAACATGTACGTTTCTGGTCAGCCGGTATAAATGACTAATACCTTTCTGGTCAGCCGGTATAAATGAAAAACACCTTTCTGGTTAGTCGGTAAAAATTATACGTTCCTTTCTGGTCGGTCGGTATAAATGACACATACCTTTCAGGTCAGTCGGTATAAATGACACGTACCTTTCTATTCAGTCGGTTTAAATGATACGTACCTTCCATTCAGTCGGTATAGATGATACGCTTTTTTGGTCAGTTAGTGTTAATGATCCCCACCTTTCTAATTAGTCggtataaataatacattccttTCTTTGGCCTAAATGATACGCACCTTTCGCGTCAGTTGGTATAAACGATACGTGACATTCTGGTCGGAAGGTTTAAATGACACCTACCTTCCTGGTCATTCGGTATGAGCGGCAGTGTATCATCGACCGGCCTGCAGCCCCCACAATAACCCCCGCAGTTAGCACTGAAGGTCGTGTTGTCCTCACTCTGATACCAGTGCTCTATCTGAGGATACCATCCACGTGCAAACCACTCAGCCTTTAGTAACGGGGAAGTGGAATAGTCAATAAACGTGATATATCCATACTTTGGTTTGCAAGTCTGCTTTCTACTAAAGAGTAACTTGCTTACCAATGTTTTCTCAAAGAAGcatttgtaaaaatagtaaaactaacaatttaaaacagttGTTGCTTTTTTTCTATCCTCAAtcgatttgaaaacaaaattcaagCAAGTAGGTACAATTTCATTGCACTCAACTGTAACTTAGATGTTATCGGATAACCACCGCACAGTTCTTTCAGGCGTATGGTTAGATTGAACCTGATGTCTTTATAAATTCGGTAACGTTTTTGATAAATTGTACCTTACTCGACATTGAGATACATTCTACATAACAAATTATATATCGTCTTTACTTACTAATGGACCGAACTTGAGTCCAGTTCCGATGGTATGAACCTTAAAGTAGCCCTTCCGTGGTGGACAGCCTATGTTACAACGGCAATCATCCGCTGCTGCATAGTGATATGTTGCCGAGGCGAATGTGCTGTCCGTTATTATCACTTGCAAATTCTGCAAAAATGAGTGGATCCCATCAGCAAAACCTTGATACTCCCAACCAATCAATTAATGAGGCATGATTAACACATGGATAAACCCCATAAAGCTACACCAAACTGATGCCTCGGCAGTCGGATTGACCGCACCTATCTTTTAGAAACTGcgaaatgatatttataataaagatTGAGACCGATTGTAATTTTCACCTAAAATGCGCCTGGAAAATGCCATATTTATCATTCTATAAGCGACCGCATCcaattttcaccaaaaaaaaacaaaatctgcTAAAAGCCAAAATATGCGCCTGTGCATTTCATGTTTTGCATAGAAAAACACaacttaattgaaaaataaaatatttcttccaATAGTTAGTACTAACTGTGATGTTTACAcgaattttgttgaaatatgcCGTCACTTTTTCTGCTCCATTATCTTTTCCGGCGTTATGGCCGTAGTTTTGCGTAGGGTCAACTGAAGTAGAGTAGTCTTTGTAAGTATTGAAATCAGCGATAGttgaattgttaaataaatgaacataagcTGAGCTATGTACACCATAACCAACggtaaaaaatgaataaactatGCAAAAGATTGAAATTATACTAAATATGGACaggacaataaaacaataaacatgtttttaagattAAAAGAGTAAAAATGGCATTACTGGtcttttacattatttatttctctttttgAGTAAGTTTTGCAATTATGAAAATGAGAAATATAGACAGTTAAAAACAACGTAAGTTCTGAAAACTGTTAAGAATTTAATTCAAAGAGTATGGGGACCCGCTCATGTTTTTCAATCTTTATTTTCGGTATTGCATCTGAAAATACTTTAAGAATGATTTGTCTCTTaaataccgaaattgcagaaaaataaaattcaagtataaaaacattcttGTTGAAGCGAAATCGAACCCACGCCGTTAGAGCCAAgaaa
The Mya arenaria isolate MELC-2E11 chromosome 12, ASM2691426v1 DNA segment above includes these coding regions:
- the LOC128210876 gene encoding A disintegrin and metalloproteinase with thrombospondin motifs 9-like; the protein is MTTEECVLLSETAEGLQDHLNVLHRFYCGRPPPPPKGYTRNIAGTSHGSLTTYTCSRYYIQANLSGPTIECLLNNSWSKPDYSNSLCRKPSSCEEVLQCQPAYTDGEYWLYPLHLQLVKDTKVKVYCHSMASGSPDEYITVDPTQNYGHNAGKDNGAEKVTAYFNKIRNLQVIITDSTFASATYHYAAADDCRCNIGCPPRKGYFKVHTIGTGLKFGPLAEWFARGWYPQIEHWYQSEDNTTFSANCGGYCGGCRPVDDTLPLIPNDQEVLPDNSAVVPSCA